From Palaemon carinicauda isolate YSFRI2023 chromosome 41, ASM3689809v2, whole genome shotgun sequence:
AGAAAGACAGCCAACGTGGAAACAAGTACGCCACTAACAAACCACTCCCTAAAATCTTAAGCCTTCTGGACAGCATATTGAATTTTCATTCTGGTGTAGAGCAAACTAATGTTACAACTAACGCAACTCAAGAGGAGAGTGATTTAATCTCAATGAATGACATTCTCACAAACAAATCTGACTCGACTGGAGTTTGGGACGACGTTTTCAAGGTGGTGACATTCAAGATTTCCAGAGATTCTTTTTCGAAATTGTTTTTTCCTGATGACTCGAGCGCGAAAAGCAACGTGTCAGATGATGATGCATCTATAACAAACCCGAAGAAGGAGAGTTATCCTCCGTCAGGGTTTGGGCAGTCTTCCCTTCGGAGGGAGAGCTTCCTTTCGCCAGGCTCTGTTCAGCTGTCTTCTCGTTCTCGGGGAGATTTGCCGAGGGCGGAGGTAAAGACGGAGAAAATTGGTCatcctaaagaaataaaaaaggagagaAGTTCCAAAACCAAAGTCGAAAATGAAAGACTTAAAGTAAATGTGAAAATTCTTCAGTCAAAATTTGATAAAAGCGATGAAACAAAAAACAACGATAAAAAGAATATTACGGATATTCTGAAATATATGACCAAACTGATCGATGAGTTCTCAGGAGAAGCCAGACATCAAAAATTACCAACCACAacaatttctcccttagatatggAAGAAATACTAAAACAAATGCAACTGTCAATCGATTTGGCACAGGACAGAACGCCGAACAGTGTAAGTAGGAACCTCATAGGACTTGAAACATCAGCAAGACGCGAGCATAAAGATATGCAGACGATTATAAACGAGATGGATAAACTATTAAAATTTGAGGGAATCCATTCTTCAAAGGCACCTTCCTCCAGAAAGGATTTTCAAAACGTCTTTGATCAAATGGAAGAAGTGATTAAGGAACATAAAAGATCTATAAACACTGAAGTATCGAGATATTCGCTAAACAGGGGGAGAAGAAGCTTAAAAGAACAAAAACGCAAAAATCATTTGGTTTTGCCGAAAACGAGGAATGGTACTTTACTGAATTTTAAAGGTAATACAAAATTGTTTTGATATTCAGTCAGCTAAAGGAGCTTCCATAAACCCATTTGGTATCCTTAATtaaaatctaaaattcttcaattctTCTTTCTCAGTTTTATCCGAACTATAATATTTCAAATCTTTAATTCTTCTTTCTCAATTTTATCCTAAATATTACATTTCAAAtctaaaactctttttttttttttttagttttatccaaaatattacatttccaatctaaaactctttttttttagttttatccaaaatattacatttcaaatttaaaacacttttttttagttttatccaAATTATTACATTTCAAATCTAAAactcttttttttagttttatccaaaatattacatttCAAATCTAAAactctttttttctagttttatccaaaatattacttttcaaatctaaaactctttttttttttttatccaaaatattacatttCAAATCTAAAATTCGTCTTTCTCAgttttatccaaaatattatatTTCGAATCTAAAATTCCTCTTTTTTTAGTCTTATCTAAAATATtacatttccataataataataaaacacttcaAATCGAACCATATCTACTTCAAAGGGACCTAACAGCAAAATTACTAGTAAATATTAAGTTTAATTCGTACAAATTGTTCATTGATCAAACTCACATTAGTTCATTctcataaaaatttatattttatccggaatttttttccttctggaaaaaacatttccataataataataataataataataataataataataataataataataataaactgttcaAATCAAACCATATCTACTTTAAAGGGACCTCACAGCAAAATTACTAGTAAATATTAAGTTTAATTCATAAAAAATTGTTCATTGATCAAACTCACATTAGTTAAttctcataaaaatatatatttcatcaggATTTTTTTCCTTCTGGAAAaacatttccataataataataataataataataataataataataataataataataataataacaataataataaactcttcaAATCGAACCATATCTACTTTAAAGGGACCTCAGACACAGCAAAATTACTAGTAAATATTAagtgtaattcattcaaattgttCACTGAACCCACGGTTAATTctcgtaaaaatatatattttatcaggaTCTTCTTCTGAACAAAGCTAATGGGTCTCATCTCTGAAATTGACCTGACTGATAAAAGAATTGTTACATAAATAAGTTTATCTCTAGATAACCTAATCTATCAAGTACAATCAAACATTTTGGTCCCTATGGCTGGTCAAGTACTGATAATAGTTCACCCCATGTCACTTTTAGACTATTAATTCGAGGAATAAATGAAAGGAATCCGGTTTACgttaataattttacatttaagactgctataaaaatgaatacttgaataaaatatatcaattcGATGAATAAATCAAAGGAGTTCGGTTTACGCTAATAATTTTACATTTAACActgctataaaaatgaatacttgaaaaaatatattaattcgaTGAATAAATCAAAGGAGTTCGGTTTACgttaataattttacatttaacactgctataaaaatgaatacttgaataaaatatatcaattcGATGAATAAATCAAAGGAGTTCGGTTTACGCTAATAATTTTACATTTAACActgctataaaaatgaatacttgaaaaaatatattaattcgaTGAATAAATCAAAGGAGTTCGGTTTACgttaataattttacatttaacactgctataaaaatgaatacttgaataaaatatatcaattcGATGAATAAATCAAAGGAGTTCGGTTTACGCTAATAATTTTACATTTAACActgctataaaaatgaatacttgaaaaaatatatcaattcgATGAATAAATCAAAGGAGTTCGGTTTACgttaataattttacatttaacactgctataaaaatgaatacttgaaaaaatatattaattcgaTGAATAAATGAAAGGAATCCGGTTTACgttaataattttacatttaagactgctataaaaatgaatacttgaataaaatatatcaatttgaTGAATAAATTAAATGAGTCCGGTTTACGTTAATAATTCTACATTTAACATTGCTTCTAAAAAAATgaatacttgaaaaaatatattaattcgaCGAATAAATTAAATGAGTCCGGTTTACgttaataattttacatttaacATTGCTTCTAAAAAAATGAATacttaataaaatatttgtttCTAGATAAATATTAAAGAATGTACATAAGGTAATTTAACTTTGGCCCAACATTCACTCATACACAAAAGAAACCTAACATTCCTGGATTATACAAGTTggcctttaattaaaaaaaaaaaaaaaaaaaaaaaaaaaaaaaaaaaactctagatcTAAATATTTCTTAAACATGGACAATTCTATCATTTGAGATACATGGCGTATTTTTCGTATAGTGGAAACTCGGTCTATAATAAGACTAACAATCCTTTCTTACATAATTTTTGTAGCTTCTGTTTGGAAATTCTGAAATTCAACCCCTCTGAGCATTGGCAGGTTTTGAAAGATAACATCTAAGGTTTGGCCATGTCAGAAAATCTCCTTCAAACTTAAGAAGGGCTGGTCCATCTTTTTCTGGGATATTCACCTCACATTTGGGAGGCTCTGAACACAAATCTTATTGATAGAATAGCGCCTAAGGCTCTCCATATAATGTATAGTTCGTCTCTTGTTTTCATCTTGAGATCACCAGACTGTGATTGTTTACAcacactgcaaaccaacctagtatcggtggccctgattagtacggctttcctgatcatggcggtacacaaactttcaccatgttaaggtatacccccactcagaaagggacatgtatactatgtgtgtgtgtgtatgtatatatatatatatatatatatatatatatatatatatatataattatatataccggtatatatatatatatatatatatatatacatatatataataatatatatatacatatatataataatatatatatatatatatatatatatatatatatatatatatatatatatatatatatatatatatatatatatataaagtttgaccCTTTCAATACCTACCTAGTGTATACCTCTTACACTCTAGTTCGTATAGTTTTAACTGAGTTTTCGACAAGTTTCCAGAACATGGAATTCTCTTTTCCAGATTTCCAGAATAATTCGACCTGATACTATTTCAACACTCAGATCTGTTAGCACTTGAAAGATGAAGTCCAATGATAAATTTTCCTTCAGGAGGCGAGACTCTAAAGCTTTTCAAGTTAACTTCTACATCAAGTGAATTTTTTCATCATTAATTAACCACAAGTATCAAAGTACCTTGTAAATCCctcagtttcagaaatatataaattaGTTTTCATGACCTAACATTCCTCTACCTCTCCCATATAAAGGTGAGTACAGGCTATTTAAATGATAAGAAACCTGTATTTCCCCCAAATCATCTTAATCAACTAAATGTGTAAATGCaaccaaatttatttttttaattttttcccactAACTTATaacttatcttttaattttttcccaCTAACTTATAACTCATCTTTTAATTTTTTCCCACTAACTTATaacttatcttttaattttttcccaCTAACTTATaacttatcttttaattttttcccaCTAACTTATAACTTATCACTAACTTCTCAAACAGCAAACTCAGATAGTTGACTGcatataaaactagaaaagcactgagtgcagacctccgtcaaggCAGACAATTTCCAGAAatcagcttgccttttccagaattgatttagaccgtaggcgtatttgaagtctgtgtgacaaccatgtgcgtgcttaggttaaggttagggttaattcggtcaaccatttgctcgactttgacctttaacctaggactttaaaaTTCAATCACTTGCAAGTCTAAACATAATTAATCAAtaaatgtttcactactctatgagtaaaattgtggtcaggaagttgttcacaaacaaacagacaaaaagaagcgaaaacataacctctcccCAACTTCTACAGAGCCCAGCCAGGACCCGTGCACAGAGCCTTTCGTAGATGTCGCTTACAAAGTATGCATCCTCCCTGTCTTCGATCGCCAACTTTCATGGCATGACGCACACCAATACTGCAAGTAAGtatttcatatttactattttTCAGGGATCGGTAGTAACCAAACCTTGGGGTAATGGATAGTTTTCAGAAAAACGTGTTTTCAATACAAGtttgttgagagttgagaaagacgtgttttcaattcaagtttgttgagagttgagaaagacgtgttttcaattcaagtttgttgaaggttcaGAAAGACAAGtcttcaattcaagtttgttgaaggttcaGAAAGGtgtgttttcaattcaagtttgttgaaggttcaGAAAGACATGtcttcaattcaagtttgttgagagttgagaaagacgtgttttcaatacaagtttgttgagagttgagaaagacgtgttttcaattcaagtttgttgaaggttcaGAAAGACATGtcttcaattcaagtttgttgaaggttcaGAAAGGtgtgttttcaattcaagtttgttgaaggttcaGAAAGACATGtcttcaattcaagtttgttgaaggttcaGAAAGGtgtgttttcaattcaagtttgttgaaggttcaGAAATACACGTGtcttcaattcaagtttgttgagagttgagaaagacgtgttttcaattcaagtttgttgagagttgagaaagacgtgttttcaattcaagtttgttgaaggttcaGAAAGACATGtcttcaattcaagtttgttgaaggttcaGAAAGGtgtgttttcaattcaagtttgttgagagttgagaaagacgtgttttcaattcaagtttgttgagagttgagaaagacgtgttttcaattcaagtttgttgaaggttcaGAAAGACATGtcttcaattcaagtttgttgaaggttcaGAAAGGtgtgttttcaattcaagtttgttgaaggttcaGAAAGACATGtcttcaattcaagtttgttgagagttgagaaagacgtgttttcaatacaagtttgttgagagttgagaaagacgtgttttcaattcaagtttgttgagagttgagaaagacgtgttttcaattcaagtttgttgaaggttcaGAAAGACATGtcttcaattcaagtttgttgaaggttcaGAAAGGtgtgttttcaattcaagtttgttgaaggttcaGAAAGACATGtcttcaattcaagtttgttgagagttgagaaagacgtgttttcaatacaagtttgttgagagttgagaaagacgtgttttcaattcaagtttgttgaaggttcaGAAAGACATGtcttcaattcaagtttgttgaaggttcaGAAAGGtgtgttttcaattcaagtttgttgaaggttcaGAAAGACATGtcttcaattcaagtttgttgaaggttcaGAAAGGtgtgttttcaattcaagtttgttgaaggttcaGAAATACACGTGtcttcaattcaagtttgttgagagttgagaaagacgtgttttcaattcaagtttgttgagagttgagaaagacgtgttttcaattcaagtttgttgaaggttcaGAAAGACATGtcttcaattcaagtttgttgaaggttcaGAAAGGtgtgttttcaattcaagtttgttgagagttgagaaagacgtgttttcaattcaagtttgttgagagttgagaaagacgtgttttcaattcaagtttgttgaaggttcaGAAAGACATGtcttcaattcaagtttgttgaaggttcaGAAAGGtgtgttttcaattcaagtttgttgaaggttcaGAAAGACATGtcttcaattcaagtttgttgagagttgagaaagacgtgttttcaatacaagtttgttgagagttgagaaagacgtgttttcaattcaagtttgttgagagttgagaaagacgtgttttcaattcaagtttgttgaaggttcaGAAAGACATGtcttcaattcaagtttgttgaaggttcaGAAAGGtgtgttttcaattcaagtttgttgaaggttcaGAAAGACATGtcttcaattcaagtttgttgagagttgagaaagacgtgttttcaattcaagtttgttgaaggttcaGAGAGAcatgttttcaattcaagtttgttgaaggttcaGAAAGGtgtgttttcaattcaagtttgttgaaggtttagaaagacgtgttttcaattaAATTTAGTTAAGGTTCagaaagacgtgttttcaattcaagtttgttgaaggtttagaaagacgtgttttcaattaAATTTAGTGAAGGTTCAGAAAGACGTGTTTTCAAATCAGGTTTGTTGAAGGTTTAGAAAGAcgtattttcaattaaatatagtTAAGGTTCagaaagacgtgttttcaattcGAGCTAGTTGAAGGAAGGAACTGGGATTAACGAAAAAGAATATCTATTCTCACCTAATTTCTACCTTTCTAATTACATACATCTGACTCGTTCAGAAAAGTGTAGGATTACTAGGATGAATTGCAAGAACACTATAAAATGACAAATGATCTCACAAATATATAGTGacaaattattattacttgctaagctacaatcctagttggaaaagcaggatgctataagccaaggggctcccacagggaaaatagcccagtgaggaaaggaaacgaggaacaTTCTGCATTCCAAAGGTCGATGAAAATGTGataaatttttttctatatgaGATTAAGCAACCTTATATAATGATATGAAAAGAAACACGTTACAATTAACATTACAGTGAATTTGTAAGGCAGATTACATTGGTAACTCCTTTACATGATTCTGATTGATTGATCAATATCAAACTGTCAGGGCTGCAACAAATGATTCAATAATAAGCAAACTTTCTCAgaattaaagggggggggggctgagaatATAAATAACTGCATGTCACCTATGCAATTTATATATCTTTTAAGTCATAGGAAAATGATGGATAGCATTGGCTATCAAATTGAACATTTAACAAATGATGAATGTGGATTAAATTTTCTAAAATCCTTTGCTTATGTTTATACTGCCTAACCAtgggtagccgatgtggtaacgtccctgaccggcaaacgccagacaggggttcgagtccggctcaaactcgttaattcctttggtcgctgcaaccttaccatcctagtaagctaaggatgaggggtttggggagcctataggtc
This genomic window contains:
- the LOC137632511 gene encoding golgin subfamily A member 5-like, producing the protein MKYSILINCVLLQNLPSFVCISVTKVSRSHDKAIVSDTLGATKQEVQDARIATVADAIQDRGIATVEGAIKDAGIATVAGAIQDTGIATVAGAIQDTGIAIAADVIQDTSTPIVADAIQDTGIATVKGSIHDTRIATVAGIKRKDETGEIRNESYDAVQRSSIERSIQRNSENSNRSSTLIKRQVKKDSQRGNKYATNKPLPKILSLLDSILNFHSGVEQTNVTTNATQEESDLISMNDILTNKSDSTGVWDDVFKVVTFKISRDSFSKLFFPDDSSAKSNVSDDDASITNPKKESYPPSGFGQSSLRRESFLSPGSVQLSSRSRGDLPRAEVKTEKIGHPKEIKKERSSKTKVENERLKVNVKILQSKFDKSDETKNNDKKNITDILKYMTKLIDEFSGEARHQKLPTTTISPLDMEEILKQMQLSIDLAQDRTPNSVSRNLIGLETSARREHKDMQTIINEMDKLLKFEGIHSSKAPSSRKDFQNVFDQMEEVIKEHKRSINTEVSRYSLNRGRRSLKEQKRKNHLVLPKTRNGTLLNFKEPSQDPCTEPFVDVAYKVCILPVFDRQLSWHDAHQYCKHRGLELAMDSGVIKGRKHFNYQLGLPGTRERWTLWVGGRISDEGNWKWNDGTTLPNFFWSKNEPRVYGQDSTPAGTCMAIHGFTEYYGVALPCHYKRRFVCQKI